In Pseudobacter ginsenosidimutans, the following are encoded in one genomic region:
- a CDS encoding nuclear transport factor 2 family protein, producing MQNIATTIDQFRAAVLDSNTTTLHQLLSDTLSYGHSDGHVEGKNDFIQKISDGTYKFLTMDLTAQTITETESFAIVRHELDAQTFDEQKAGEAHLYVLLVWTKYEDGWKLIARQAVKKLR from the coding sequence ATGCAAAACATCGCCACCACCATAGATCAATTCAGAGCAGCAGTTCTGGACTCCAATACAACCACCCTCCACCAACTATTATCCGATACACTTAGCTACGGTCATTCCGATGGCCACGTAGAAGGAAAAAATGATTTCATCCAAAAGATCAGCGACGGAACCTACAAGTTCCTCACTATGGACCTCACAGCCCAAACCATCACAGAAACTGAAAGCTTCGCCATTGTCCGTCATGAACTCGATGCTCAAACCTTCGATGAACAAAAAGCAGGCGAAGCCCATCTCTATGTCCTCCTGGTCTGGACAAAATATGAAGATGGCTGGAAACTAATCGCCAGACAAGCTGTTAAAAAATTAAGATAG